The following are encoded together in the Scomber scombrus chromosome 7, fScoSco1.1, whole genome shotgun sequence genome:
- the LOC133983335 gene encoding fibrous sheath CABYR-binding protein-like, whose product MGCSSSSAQTVDQEKRPGTKPEESNGETVAVRNGIIAEDAETIEDQMQLPVQSALPDDLQPGADEEAEAVLVALEAQEDLGSGEDLLSAPEPKQEPVAPEESAPAAAPAEAATEPEAVVVAEEAIPPVEEVAPVETAVAEATPEVKAPVEATEEVPAVEPVQSLQRPQWLWRNQQLLKWLLLRKQRFQLTMLQQLLPQQCQLNLLLQARLQHQSKLQHQLNLQHQLNLQHQWKLQHQWKLLHQLKLLHQLKL is encoded by the exons ATGGGGTGCTCCTCATCCAGTGCACAGACTGTTGATCAAGAGAAAAGACCAGGCACCAAGCCAGAGGAGAGCAATGGAGAAACAGTGG CAGTCAGGAACGGCATCATCGCAGAGGATGCAGAAACCATCGAGGACCAGATGCAGCTGCCTGTGCAGAGCGCCTTACCAGATGATCTTCAACCAGGAGCCGATGAAGAGGCGGAGGCTGTGTTAGTGGCCCTGGAGGCTCAGGAGGATCTTGGCTCTGGGGAGGACCTCCTGTCTGCTCCTGAACCAAAGCAAGAACCTGTCGCCCCTGAAGAATCAGCTCCAGCCGCTGCTCCGGCAGAAGCTGCTACTGAACCTGAGGCTGTTGTAGTGGCGGAGGAGGCAATACCCCCTGTGGAGGAAGTTGCCCCTGTAGAAACTGCAGTGGCTGAGGCTACTCCTGAGGTCAAAGCCCCTGTTGAGGCTACAGAGGAGGTGCCTGCTGTGGAACCTGTT CAGAGTCTGCAGAGGCCCCAGTGGTTGTGGAGGAACCAGCAGCTGCTGAAGTGGCTGCTCCTGCGGAAGCAGAGGTTCCAGCTGACAATGCTGCAGCAGTTACTGCCTCAGCAGTGCCAGCTGAATCTTCTGCTCCAAGCGAGGCTGCAGCACCAGTCGAAGCTGCAGCACCAGTTGAATCTGCAGCACCAGTTGAATCTGCAGCACCAGTGGAAGCTGCAGCACCAGTGGAAGCTGCTGCACCAGTTGAAGCTGCTGCACCAGTTGAAGCTGTAG